From one Streptomyces chromofuscus genomic stretch:
- a CDS encoding DJ-1/PfpI family protein has translation MTAKILILTGDAAESLEVLYPYQRLREEGYEVHIAAPTRKKLQFVVHDFEPGFDTYTEKPGYTWPADLAFSEVDPGQYVAVVIPGGRAPEYLRNDPELRKILKSFFDSDKPVAQICHGPLLTAAVDSLRGRRVTAYPALELDMQAAGATFQDTEAVVDGTLVSSRAWPDHPAWMREFLTVLRAKAPVT, from the coding sequence ATGACCGCCAAGATCCTCATCCTCACGGGCGACGCGGCAGAGTCCCTCGAGGTCCTCTACCCCTACCAGCGACTGCGCGAAGAGGGCTACGAGGTTCACATCGCCGCCCCCACCCGCAAGAAGCTCCAGTTCGTCGTCCACGACTTCGAACCCGGCTTCGACACCTACACCGAGAAGCCCGGCTACACCTGGCCCGCCGATCTCGCCTTCTCGGAGGTGGACCCCGGCCAGTACGTCGCCGTGGTCATCCCGGGCGGCCGTGCCCCGGAGTACCTCCGCAACGATCCCGAACTGCGCAAGATCCTCAAGTCCTTCTTCGACTCCGACAAGCCCGTGGCCCAGATCTGCCACGGCCCCCTCCTCACCGCCGCGGTCGACAGCCTCCGCGGACGCCGTGTCACCGCGTACCCCGCGCTGGAACTCGACATGCAGGCGGCCGGCGCCACCTTCCAGGACACCGAGGCGGTCGTCGACGGCACCCTTGTCTCCTCCCGCGCCTGGCCGGATCACCCGGCCTGGATGCGCGAGTTCCTCACGGTGCTGCGCGCCAAGGCCCCGGTGACCTGA
- a CDS encoding HAD family hydrolase — MGMQGAAHIVWDWNGTLFHDNDAIIGATNAAFAELGLEPITMAQYRALYCVPVPKFYERLMGRLPTEAEWLVMDETFHRYYAEHRVRCGLTEGAERLLTEWVAGGRSQSILSMYVHEELVPLVRGFGIEPHFLRVDGRTGPSGGSKAEHMVRHLAALAGVDPTRTVVIGDAADDALAARHVGAKAVLYTGGSHGRASLEGAGAPVVDSLVEAVALAEEMAA; from the coding sequence ATGGGGATGCAGGGAGCAGCGCACATTGTGTGGGACTGGAACGGCACGCTGTTCCACGACAATGACGCGATCATCGGGGCGACGAACGCGGCGTTCGCCGAGCTGGGGCTGGAACCGATCACGATGGCGCAGTACCGGGCGCTGTACTGCGTGCCGGTGCCGAAGTTCTACGAGCGGCTGATGGGCCGGCTGCCGACCGAGGCGGAGTGGCTGGTGATGGACGAGACCTTCCACCGGTACTACGCCGAGCACCGGGTGCGGTGCGGGCTGACCGAGGGAGCGGAGCGGCTACTCACGGAATGGGTCGCCGGCGGGCGCAGTCAGTCGATCCTGAGCATGTACGTGCATGAGGAACTCGTGCCGCTGGTGCGGGGGTTCGGGATCGAGCCGCACTTCCTCCGGGTCGACGGGCGGACCGGGCCGTCCGGGGGCAGCAAGGCCGAGCACATGGTGCGGCATCTGGCGGCGCTGGCCGGGGTGGACCCGACGCGCACGGTGGTGATCGGGGACGCCGCGGACGACGCGCTGGCGGCTCGGCACGTGGGGGCGAAGGCCGTGCTCTACACCGGGGGGTCGCACGGGCGGGCCAGTCTGGAGGGGGCCGGGGCGCCGGTGGTGGACTCGCTCGTGGAGGCGGTCGCCCTGGCGGAGGAGATGGCCGCCTGA